In Reichenbachiella agarivorans, one genomic interval encodes:
- a CDS encoding acyltransferase family protein, whose amino-acid sequence MKDRYNYLDAIRGIAALSVVLFHYTLNVRSEVESSLFGHYYYLLLDDYFDLGKWGVIMFFMLSGMLIPYSIKGDTLLDIKIFSIGRFFRLYPVYWISVLIGGVIFHKEISVILVNLSMFQQFIGIENVIGLYWTLQIELIFYFLIAFGFYFKCLKEERNQFYAAVFFMMISLVFAFLRYWLEMKLPIAAPLAISIMLFGTIWKRHVLDRSILAKKYVRKYIVFFVPALILTCHFGYSLDFGYNENPVKYFLTYSLGVLSFCVLSDRVKIGGAFFVYLGRISYSLYLFHPIIWELVEGMNFKSILIEIFVSIILTIFVSHVLYELVERTFIKIGKAVVNTLSR is encoded by the coding sequence ATGAAGGATAGATATAACTATTTAGATGCAATAAGAGGGATAGCAGCATTATCAGTTGTGCTTTTTCACTATACTTTAAATGTAAGATCTGAAGTGGAATCTAGTCTATTTGGTCACTATTATTACCTGCTATTAGACGACTATTTTGATTTAGGTAAGTGGGGAGTCATAATGTTTTTCATGTTGAGTGGGATGCTTATACCATATAGTATTAAGGGGGATACATTATTAGATATAAAAATTTTCTCAATAGGTAGATTTTTTAGACTGTACCCAGTTTACTGGATTTCAGTATTGATTGGAGGAGTGATTTTTCATAAAGAGATAAGTGTGATTTTAGTTAACCTTTCTATGTTTCAGCAGTTCATAGGAATTGAAAACGTTATAGGCTTATATTGGACTTTGCAGATAGAGCTTATTTTTTATTTTTTGATAGCTTTTGGATTCTATTTTAAATGTCTTAAAGAAGAGAGAAATCAATTTTATGCGGCAGTTTTTTTTATGATGATTTCTCTTGTGTTTGCTTTTTTGAGGTATTGGCTTGAAATGAAACTTCCGATTGCAGCTCCCTTAGCAATTTCGATTATGTTGTTTGGAACGATTTGGAAACGACATGTTTTGGATAGAAGTATTTTGGCAAAAAAATATGTGCGAAAGTATATTGTGTTTTTCGTGCCGGCACTTATTCTTACTTGTCACTTTGGTTATAGTTTAGATTTTGGATACAACGAAAACCCAGTCAAGTATTTTTTAACTTATTCATTGGGTGTGTTATCATTTTGTGTTTTGTCAGATAGAGTCAAAATAGGGGGTGCTTTTTTTGTTTATTTAGGACGAATAAGTTATTCTCTCTATTTGTTTCATCCGATTATATGGGAACTTGTGGAAGGCATGAATTTTAAATCTATTCTTATTGAGATTTTTGTTTCAATCATTCTAACAATTTTTGTTTCACATGTTCTATATGAGTTGGTTGAAAGGACGTTTATAAAAATAGGAAAAGCAGTAGTAAATACATTGAGCAGATGA
- a CDS encoding DNA polymerase III subunit alpha, translating into MFLNTHSFFSFRYGVMSPRALLQEAQRLGIATVTLTDINGTSGCLQFVKLAAEYGIRPLIGVDFRNGIQQQFVSIAKNNEGFQEINSYLSHFLHQKKEIPETAPDFQNIFVIYPFYTQKSYVLKENEYIGISTTDILKIPFSKSKDLQHKMVIMQTASFRHQLDFNIHRLLRAIDNNMLLSKLPKTEEGDLHHQLCKEGELLQTFKDYPSIIDNTIDLVNHCNISFEFGNGYPHKNIHAYNPSTQEDRQHLRRLCLEGMPYRYQYPNIKIYRRLALELDIIKKKDFVSYFLVNWDILKYARSKGYFYVGRGSGANSIVAYLLRITDVDPIELDLYFERFINLYRTNPPDFDIDFSWRDRNDITRYIFEKFGYERVCLVATYHTFKFKAVTRELGKVFGLPTHEIDKIAEGHYDRSEPLTNLIIKYATKMDEIPSHLSVHASGIIISEKPIHYYTATSLPPKGFPITHFDMVVAEDAGLYKFDILSQRGLEKIKDALSIIQENHPEDDSIDIHDTKRFFEDEKVKDLLRNGNAIGCFYVESPAMRMLLKKLKADNYLGLVAASSIIRPGVAKSGMMRQYILRFRLPEKRAEAHPTLLSLMPETYGVMVYQEDVIKVAHYFAGLSLGEADLLRRGMSGKFRSRTEFQQVKQKFFVNCIQKGHGEELTADVWRQVESFAGYAFAKGHSASYAIESYQSLYLKAHYPLEYMVAVINNGGGFYSRQLYIHEARMQGANIEAPCINRSQIFTTISGTHIYLGFHIIHELDHHSTELILQKRKTLARFNSLEQFINEVALGIEQVKILIRLGVFRDIEINKKKLLWKAHFLLNKQQKPVYSLPVFPPSNKPIQLPSLDYDQREDSFDELEILHFTLKSPFELIKARPVDPIIYAEEIETYKDKIVTMLGYLVTVKRTSTNKGDRMHFGTFLDEKGRFIDTVHFPSVARTYPFRGHGLYELTGKVVEEFGFYTLEITQMIRSNYINMEDVKEEDEILTLHE; encoded by the coding sequence ATGTTCCTAAACACACATTCATTTTTCAGCTTTAGATATGGTGTGATGTCACCAAGAGCCTTGCTGCAAGAAGCTCAGCGTCTAGGTATTGCTACAGTCACCCTGACTGACATTAACGGTACCTCTGGCTGCTTGCAATTTGTCAAACTGGCCGCAGAGTACGGCATTAGACCTTTGATTGGTGTAGATTTTAGGAATGGTATCCAGCAGCAATTTGTGTCCATTGCTAAAAACAATGAAGGGTTTCAAGAAATTAACTCTTACCTCTCTCATTTTCTCCATCAGAAAAAGGAAATTCCAGAAACAGCCCCTGACTTCCAAAACATCTTTGTCATTTATCCCTTTTACACTCAAAAATCATACGTTCTAAAAGAAAACGAATACATTGGCATCTCGACGACTGACATTTTGAAAATCCCTTTTTCAAAATCAAAAGACCTGCAACACAAAATGGTAATCATGCAGACTGCGTCCTTTCGTCATCAACTAGACTTCAACATCCACCGACTACTTCGAGCCATTGACAACAACATGCTGCTGAGTAAGCTCCCAAAAACAGAAGAAGGAGATTTGCATCATCAATTGTGTAAGGAAGGTGAATTACTCCAAACATTCAAAGACTATCCTTCCATCATTGACAACACCATTGATCTCGTCAACCACTGCAACATCTCCTTTGAGTTTGGCAATGGTTATCCACACAAAAATATCCACGCATACAACCCTTCCACACAAGAAGACAGACAGCACCTCAGGCGATTATGTCTAGAAGGAATGCCCTATCGTTACCAATACCCTAATATTAAAATTTACAGAAGACTTGCGCTTGAGCTGGACATCATTAAGAAGAAAGATTTCGTCTCATACTTTCTCGTCAATTGGGATATTCTCAAGTATGCTCGGAGCAAAGGATACTTTTATGTGGGGCGAGGCAGTGGTGCCAATAGCATAGTCGCCTATCTACTCCGCATCACAGATGTAGATCCCATCGAATTGGATCTGTATTTTGAGCGTTTTATCAATCTATACAGAACTAACCCACCAGATTTTGACATTGATTTCTCTTGGAGAGACCGTAATGATATTACTCGATACATTTTTGAAAAATTTGGATATGAAAGAGTCTGTCTAGTTGCCACCTACCATACTTTCAAATTCAAGGCAGTCACACGTGAGCTGGGCAAAGTTTTCGGTTTGCCTACACATGAAATTGACAAAATCGCAGAGGGACATTACGACAGGAGTGAGCCTCTTACCAATCTGATTATAAAATATGCCACCAAAATGGATGAAATCCCGAGTCACCTCAGTGTACATGCCAGCGGGATCATCATCTCCGAAAAACCCATTCACTACTATACAGCCACTAGCTTGCCTCCCAAAGGTTTTCCAATTACACATTTTGACATGGTCGTAGCAGAAGATGCGGGCTTATACAAGTTTGATATACTGAGTCAGCGTGGACTGGAAAAAATCAAAGATGCCCTCAGTATCATTCAAGAAAATCACCCAGAGGACGATAGCATTGATATCCACGATACCAAACGGTTTTTTGAGGACGAAAAAGTAAAAGACTTGCTACGAAATGGTAATGCCATCGGGTGCTTTTATGTAGAGTCTCCCGCGATGCGGATGCTTCTCAAAAAACTAAAAGCCGACAATTATCTGGGCCTAGTAGCTGCTAGCTCAATCATACGTCCTGGGGTCGCCAAGTCAGGGATGATGCGACAATATATTCTCAGGTTTCGCCTCCCAGAAAAAAGAGCTGAAGCTCACCCTACATTGCTTAGCCTCATGCCTGAGACGTATGGGGTGATGGTGTATCAGGAAGATGTAATCAAAGTTGCACATTATTTTGCAGGTCTGAGTCTGGGAGAGGCAGACTTGCTACGTAGAGGAATGTCAGGCAAATTCCGCTCTCGTACAGAGTTCCAACAAGTAAAACAAAAGTTCTTTGTCAACTGTATACAAAAAGGACATGGTGAAGAATTGACTGCTGATGTATGGAGACAAGTGGAAAGTTTTGCAGGATACGCCTTTGCGAAAGGACACTCAGCATCCTATGCGATAGAAAGCTACCAAAGTCTTTATCTCAAGGCGCATTACCCACTGGAATACATGGTTGCTGTCATCAACAATGGTGGCGGCTTTTATAGCCGTCAACTCTACATCCACGAGGCTAGAATGCAGGGGGCTAATATAGAAGCTCCTTGCATCAATCGTTCTCAGATCTTCACAACTATCAGTGGCACACATATCTATTTGGGTTTCCACATCATCCATGAATTAGACCATCATTCTACCGAATTAATTTTACAAAAGAGAAAGACCCTGGCACGGTTCAACAGTCTGGAACAATTTATCAACGAAGTAGCTCTTGGAATTGAGCAAGTCAAAATATTGATTCGACTAGGCGTCTTTCGAGACATAGAGATCAACAAGAAAAAATTGCTTTGGAAGGCTCATTTTCTACTCAACAAACAACAAAAACCTGTTTACTCCCTTCCAGTTTTTCCTCCGTCCAACAAACCCATTCAGCTCCCTTCGTTAGATTATGATCAACGAGAAGACTCCTTTGACGAATTAGAAATACTTCACTTCACCCTAAAAAGCCCCTTTGAATTGATCAAAGCCAGGCCCGTTGATCCAATAATATATGCGGAAGAAATCGAAACTTACAAGGACAAGATTGTCACTATGCTTGGCTATCTCGTTACTGTCAAAAGGACTTCTACGAATAAAGGTGATCGCATGCATTTCGGGACTTTCCTAGATGAGAAAGGGCGTTTTATAGACACCGTGCATTTTCCTTCTGTAGCCAGAACCTACCCATTTAGAGGCCACGGACTCTATGAACTCACCGGAAAAGTGGTAGAAGAATTTGGATTCTACACTTTAGAGATCACACAAATGATCCGCAGCAATTATATCAATATGGAAGATGTAAAAGAAGAGGATGAAATACTCACTTTGCATGAGTAG
- a CDS encoding undecaprenyl-phosphate glucose phosphotransferase, translating into MQSKRFSKFFPAIFLFIDLMFLNIGFVVANYVRFDTFWFQGDRYPFLFAFLNVAWVVIFIVTKLDKVDREKSIVDYISQILLALTINLAVVFAMWASTRAYFYSREHLFYTYLIFSVFVIGWRVGFINILRFYRKKGYNVRNVAIIGYGPIGRSLKRHFLEHPEIGYVFKGFFDHKSDHPSVTGAVEDIEEFSVSNNIDVIFCCLPKLYDEDVKRLVDFAENNLIKIKLLSDFSKVSNRDLQIQRYGNIPVLDVGHIPLDRMYNRVLKRLFDIVFSSLVMIFLLSWLVPIIGLLIKWESSGPVFFIQNRHGRGNKYFPCWKFRTMVVNKDSDLKQATKNDARITRIGGILRKTSLDELPQFINVFLGNMSVVGPRPHPIKLNEEFSPKIDRFIQRHAVKPGVTGLAQAKGYRGETARFSEMYGRVKLDRFYVKNWSLWFDVKIIVLTVYSIIFETDKAY; encoded by the coding sequence ATGCAATCGAAAAGGTTCTCTAAGTTTTTTCCAGCCATATTCCTTTTCATAGACTTGATGTTTTTGAACATTGGGTTTGTAGTGGCTAATTATGTTCGCTTTGACACCTTTTGGTTTCAAGGTGATCGTTATCCCTTTTTATTTGCATTTCTCAATGTTGCTTGGGTTGTTATCTTTATTGTAACCAAGCTAGACAAAGTTGACCGTGAGAAGAGTATTGTAGATTATATTTCTCAGATTCTCTTAGCTCTTACCATTAATTTGGCGGTAGTCTTTGCCATGTGGGCTTCAACAAGAGCCTACTTCTATTCCAGAGAACATCTATTTTATACATATCTAATCTTTTCTGTATTTGTTATTGGTTGGAGAGTTGGTTTTATCAACATTCTTAGATTTTACAGAAAGAAGGGATACAACGTACGCAACGTAGCAATTATTGGTTATGGTCCAATAGGTAGGAGTTTGAAGCGTCATTTTTTAGAGCATCCTGAGATTGGGTATGTGTTCAAAGGCTTCTTTGATCACAAGTCAGACCATCCGTCTGTGACGGGCGCTGTAGAAGACATAGAAGAGTTTTCAGTGTCAAACAATATTGATGTGATTTTTTGCTGCCTTCCCAAACTGTATGATGAGGATGTCAAACGGTTGGTAGATTTTGCTGAAAATAATTTGATAAAGATCAAACTGCTTTCTGATTTTAGCAAAGTATCCAACAGAGATCTTCAGATTCAACGATATGGTAACATCCCTGTGTTAGATGTAGGGCATATCCCATTGGATAGGATGTACAATAGAGTCTTAAAAAGACTATTTGATATTGTCTTCTCTTCGCTAGTGATGATTTTTCTACTCTCTTGGTTGGTACCTATTATTGGTTTGCTGATCAAATGGGAGTCTTCAGGGCCTGTGTTCTTTATTCAGAATCGCCATGGTAGAGGCAACAAGTATTTTCCTTGTTGGAAGTTTAGAACGATGGTGGTGAACAAAGATTCGGATCTGAAGCAAGCTACAAAGAATGATGCACGTATCACCAGAATTGGTGGAATTCTCCGGAAAACAAGTCTGGACGAGCTTCCGCAGTTCATCAATGTGTTTCTTGGCAATATGTCTGTGGTGGGTCCAAGACCACACCCAATCAAATTGAATGAAGAGTTTTCTCCAAAGATAGATCGTTTCATCCAGCGCCATGCGGTGAAGCCAGGAGTGACTGGCTTGGCACAAGCCAAAGGTTACAGAGGTGAGACAGCTAGGTTTAGCGAGATGTATGGCCGTGTCAAATTGGATAGATTTTATGTCAAAAACTGGAGTCTTTGGTTTGATGTGAAAATCATCGTTTTGACAGTTTATTCTATTATTTTCGAGACGGACAAGGCATATTAA
- a CDS encoding glycosyltransferase — MIDVSKIAIVHDDLMRRGGAEQVALALHKTFPDAPIYTLCYQPELTYPEFKLADIRTSVFQKMVKTEKWMKLLFYPFGFWAMRLLKVRGYDKVILSSTYASKYANIEEGTKIINYCHNPFRLVWYPESYPEVKEASFIKKLLYNIVISRLRSIDYKYSRKSDLTIVNSKVVQKRIEEIYGLTNAPVVNPPVNLENFIPIEKGAKSDNYLVVSRFEYYKRVDLVIDTFNALNLPLVIIGNGTLKAELMARANKNIIFKHNLSKEELLEEYARAKALIFPQEEDFGITPLEANASGTPVIAYGRGGVTETMIPLNQQEMNRNATAVFFDEQNTKSLTEAIMHFINNEKHFEEEVLVLNASKFSIDSFSNSIISWVNDV; from the coding sequence ATGATTGATGTAAGTAAAATCGCGATAGTTCACGATGATCTCATGCGGAGAGGTGGAGCTGAGCAAGTTGCTTTAGCGTTGCACAAGACTTTTCCCGATGCACCTATATATACATTGTGTTATCAACCAGAATTGACCTATCCAGAATTTAAACTTGCAGATATTCGGACTTCTGTTTTTCAAAAAATGGTGAAGACAGAAAAGTGGATGAAATTGCTTTTTTATCCATTTGGTTTTTGGGCGATGCGTTTATTGAAAGTTAGAGGCTATGATAAGGTTATTTTGTCTTCAACATATGCTTCTAAATATGCCAATATTGAAGAGGGAACCAAGATTATTAACTACTGCCATAATCCTTTCAGGTTGGTTTGGTATCCAGAATCTTATCCAGAAGTAAAGGAGGCATCTTTTATAAAAAAGCTATTGTACAATATCGTGATTTCTAGATTGAGATCAATTGATTATAAATATTCTAGAAAAAGTGATTTGACAATAGTCAATTCTAAAGTAGTTCAGAAACGGATTGAAGAGATATATGGATTGACTAACGCACCCGTGGTAAATCCACCTGTCAATTTGGAGAACTTTATACCTATTGAAAAAGGGGCTAAAAGCGATAACTACTTAGTAGTTAGTCGCTTTGAGTATTACAAAAGGGTAGATTTAGTGATAGATACATTTAATGCTTTGAATCTTCCTTTGGTAATTATTGGCAATGGGACTTTAAAAGCGGAGCTGATGGCAAGAGCGAATAAGAACATTATTTTTAAGCATAATCTTTCGAAGGAGGAGCTGCTAGAAGAATATGCTAGAGCTAAAGCACTTATTTTTCCTCAAGAAGAAGATTTTGGTATTACTCCATTAGAAGCAAATGCCTCAGGTACTCCAGTGATCGCATATGGAAGAGGTGGAGTCACAGAAACCATGATCCCATTGAATCAGCAAGAAATGAATAGGAATGCAACTGCTGTTTTCTTTGATGAGCAAAATACCAAAAGTCTTACTGAGGCTATTATGCACTTTATAAATAACGAGAAGCATTTTGAGGAGGAAGTGTTAGTTCTCAATGCTTCTAAATTTTCTATCGATTCTTTTTCAAATTCTATTATTTCGTGGGTTAATGATGTATGA
- a CDS encoding glycosyltransferase family 4 protein, giving the protein MIVINARFLTQKISGVQRFAIEICKELVKINVEVKLVSPKNIIHSELFDFFKCEVVGTNTGYIWEQIDLPIYLKRHEGPLLLNLCNLAPIFYRNKVSIIHDMAVFANASWFSWKFVLAYRFMIPIIARTSKKIGTVSDFSKREIIKFLKAPSDKIFIVSNAVSTNFELEHKLEKGLIAENYILTVGSLDPRKNLLSLIKAFNSRKNKNTKLVIVGSTNNVFKDQKISELIKENDAIVLSGYVSDTELINLYKNASAFFYLSLYEGFGIPPLEAMTFKIPCVVSNIAVFKEIFEDACCYVDPLDIPQITFLFDKVMSNPSNQVESYNRVLKKYSWQKSALSLVSHLHTQYRINEG; this is encoded by the coding sequence ATGATAGTTATAAACGCACGATTTTTAACCCAAAAAATTTCAGGTGTACAGAGGTTTGCCATAGAAATTTGTAAGGAGCTTGTTAAAATCAATGTAGAGGTCAAGTTAGTTTCTCCTAAAAACATAATTCATTCAGAGTTATTCGATTTCTTCAAATGTGAGGTGGTCGGTACTAACACCGGATACATCTGGGAACAAATAGACTTGCCTATATATTTGAAAAGGCATGAGGGTCCTTTACTATTAAATTTGTGTAATCTAGCACCAATATTCTACCGCAATAAAGTATCAATCATTCATGATATGGCTGTTTTTGCTAATGCTTCTTGGTTTAGCTGGAAGTTTGTGTTGGCTTATAGATTTATGATTCCAATAATTGCTAGAACCTCTAAAAAAATAGGAACAGTTAGTGATTTTTCAAAAAGAGAGATTATTAAATTCTTGAAAGCACCTTCTGATAAAATATTTATTGTTTCCAACGCCGTATCAACCAATTTTGAATTGGAGCATAAATTAGAAAAGGGACTAATTGCTGAAAATTATATTTTGACAGTCGGGTCTTTAGATCCAAGAAAAAATCTTTTGTCACTAATTAAAGCATTTAATAGCAGGAAAAACAAAAACACAAAACTGGTTATTGTTGGATCAACAAACAATGTGTTCAAAGATCAAAAAATATCTGAGTTGATCAAGGAGAATGATGCTATAGTATTATCTGGGTATGTTTCAGACACTGAATTGATTAACCTTTATAAAAACGCATCTGCTTTTTTCTATTTATCACTTTATGAAGGTTTTGGAATTCCTCCATTGGAAGCGATGACTTTTAAAATCCCCTGTGTTGTTTCAAATATTGCTGTTTTTAAAGAAATATTTGAGGACGCTTGCTGTTATGTTGATCCCTTGGATATACCACAAATAACATTTCTTTTTGATAAAGTGATGAGTAATCCTAGTAACCAGGTAGAAAGCTATAACAGAGTTTTGAAAAAATATAGTTGGCAAAAATCAGCTCTTTCGTTAGTCTCTCATTTACATACTCAATACAGGATAAATGAAGGATAG
- a CDS encoding glycosyltransferase family 4 protein, with protein sequence MSKILFIQVALPWFRVPLFMTLAKDFEIDYYLLNKSEVEGIYEIDSSEHDDYERLNVISGSFSYLSLVKQLRNGKYDIVVLPAMDNFRIIGFNIVIVILSFFFNFKKVYFSLEWFSEKYNELTPLVKKVYRKIKEAVVGLVLQKINHIIAIGSRPFQHLLNLGVNKSVLYMSPNVSEITEDGGIDVQQLKESLSIPNNAKVILYLGRIIERKGLSILIEAFLNTVVNNAFLVVAGGGDLRYIEKCKALASSSENIKFAGKVMPINRCSFFEMADIFVLPSIPIDNNMEPWGLTVNEAFQMNTPVITSDCVGAAFDMIEQGVTGYVYSAYNISQLREYIDILLANEEHAVQVAQNARACFENQFSYKQMHMVFARVFNNC encoded by the coding sequence ATGTCTAAGATATTGTTTATTCAAGTTGCACTTCCATGGTTCAGAGTGCCATTGTTCATGACTTTAGCGAAGGATTTCGAGATTGATTATTACTTATTAAATAAGAGTGAAGTAGAAGGTATTTATGAGATCGATTCTTCTGAACATGATGATTATGAGAGGCTGAACGTTATTTCTGGCTCTTTTTCTTATTTGTCTTTAGTTAAACAGTTGAGAAATGGAAAGTACGATATTGTTGTACTTCCAGCTATGGATAATTTTAGAATAATTGGTTTCAATATAGTTATTGTGATATTATCATTTTTCTTCAATTTCAAGAAGGTCTATTTCTCACTAGAATGGTTTAGTGAGAAATACAATGAACTTACTCCATTGGTAAAGAAGGTTTATAGAAAAATAAAGGAGGCAGTCGTTGGCTTAGTTCTTCAGAAAATCAATCATATAATTGCTATCGGTTCTAGGCCCTTTCAACATTTACTGAACTTGGGAGTAAATAAAAGCGTGTTATATATGTCTCCAAATGTGAGCGAAATAACTGAGGATGGTGGAATAGATGTTCAACAATTGAAGGAATCTTTGTCAATACCAAATAATGCTAAAGTAATATTATACTTAGGAAGAATAATTGAGAGAAAAGGCTTATCAATATTAATTGAAGCTTTTCTAAACACAGTGGTCAATAACGCTTTTTTGGTAGTTGCAGGAGGTGGAGATTTGAGATATATAGAAAAGTGTAAGGCATTAGCGTCTAGTAGTGAAAATATTAAGTTTGCAGGTAAGGTCATGCCCATAAATAGGTGTAGTTTTTTCGAAATGGCTGATATCTTTGTTTTACCAAGTATTCCTATTGATAATAATATGGAACCTTGGGGTCTAACAGTCAATGAGGCATTTCAGATGAATACGCCTGTAATTACGTCTGATTGTGTTGGGGCGGCATTTGACATGATAGAACAAGGTGTGACGGGGTATGTTTATAGCGCATATAATATTTCACAGTTGAGGGAATATATCGATATATTACTAGCAAATGAGGAGCATGCAGTACAAGTTGCTCAGAATGCACGCGCTTGCTTTGAAAATCAATTTTCTTATAAGCAAATGCATATGGTTTTTGCTCGAGTTTTTAATAATTGTTGA